From the Shewanella amazonensis SB2B genome, one window contains:
- a CDS encoding enoyl-CoA hydratase: protein MAFLIERIEGNTAILTISNPPANTWTRESLNELKEKVLELNDNNEIYALVLTGEGEKFFSAGADLKLFADGDKGNAATMAKAFGEAFETLSAFRGVSIAAINGYAMGGGLEVALACDIRIAEIQAVMALPEATVGLLPCAGGTQNLTALVGEGWAKRMILCGERIDATKALNLGLVEEVVEKGESLSAAIALAAKVAKQSPSAVAVCKKLIQSGRNMPRTQALPLERELFVGLFDTEDQAEGVNAFLEKRAAQWKNR from the coding sequence ATGGCATTTTTGATTGAACGTATCGAAGGCAATACCGCCATCCTCACCATCAGCAATCCTCCGGCCAATACCTGGACCCGTGAGAGCCTGAATGAGCTGAAGGAAAAGGTACTCGAGCTGAATGATAACAATGAGATTTACGCGCTGGTGTTGACCGGCGAAGGGGAGAAGTTCTTTTCCGCGGGCGCTGATTTGAAACTCTTTGCCGACGGCGACAAGGGCAATGCCGCCACCATGGCCAAGGCCTTCGGTGAAGCCTTTGAAACCTTGAGCGCCTTCCGTGGCGTGTCCATCGCGGCCATCAATGGCTATGCCATGGGCGGAGGCCTCGAAGTGGCGCTGGCCTGTGATATCCGTATCGCCGAAATTCAGGCAGTAATGGCACTGCCCGAAGCCACAGTGGGCCTCTTGCCCTGCGCCGGTGGTACCCAAAACCTGACTGCCCTGGTGGGCGAGGGCTGGGCCAAACGCATGATCCTCTGTGGTGAGCGTATCGATGCCACCAAGGCGCTGAATCTTGGGCTGGTAGAAGAGGTGGTGGAGAAGGGCGAGTCCCTGAGTGCCGCCATCGCCCTGGCCGCCAAGGTTGCCAAGCAAAGCCCATCTGCCGTGGCCGTGTGCAAAAAGCTTATTCAGAGTGGGCGCAATATGCCACGCACCCAGGCACTGCCGCTGGAGCGTGAACTCTTTGTTGGTCTTTTTGATACCGAAGATCAAGCCGAAGGGGTGAATGCCTTCCTCGAGAAGCGTGCCGCCCAGTGGAAAAACCGCTGA